Proteins from a genomic interval of Zingiber officinale cultivar Zhangliang chromosome 1B, Zo_v1.1, whole genome shotgun sequence:
- the LOC121985130 gene encoding uncharacterized protein LOC121985130, translating to MGSGGSKDASTASCSGGIRRLRLRGVRVFNSSSSCFGLTSILADGRQKIDVNAASRSSNGADEPQSKTAQGNEHDSEKIMLPHHDGLILPHSSNGEQCGQDNEGTLQIDFNTNSSSAVNSIGDQLSNTSGRSHSRFTFKPDGISSRLNRAVSLGSSGSHSLFSADVSVPTSDLGQNNIVNHDHVDCTQNCSIMGTNSSLDVAPLDEGIETTINRDSGGSFIESRNTRQSQRRLATQETLEGSVRFSRTLSVGRLRDRVLRRTAFSDGLFDPSSLEDRFVWPNGQIIGRRALGGTGRRDSSPRRTNDLLPDSPSNISYRASRSMDINDDNVVDAHQRRAGNHDVFEHRSAFLERRRRIRSQVRALQRLGSRFESLSGHDRSCILSGQHRTGHCTCRTSNQTSNAPDDPSSRASISRIVMLAEALFEVLDELHQQSVVLSSRPSFSSIGSVPAPKEVVECIPIKIFSKTLKWQIEEAAQCFICLVEYEEGDCMRLLPCNHEFHRTCIDKWLKEIHRVCPLCRHDVCTSDAPNKQKFS from the exons ATGGGATCTGGAGGCAGCAAAGATGCTTCGACCGCGTCTTGCTCTGGTGGGATCAGGAGGTTGAGATTGAGGGGAGTTCGGGTCTTCAACTCTTCCTCATCCTGTTTTGGCCTCACCTCCATTCTGGCGGATGGCCGTCAG AAGATAGACGTGAATGCAGCATCCAGAAGCTCCAATGGTGCTGATGAACCACAAAGTAAAACTGCCCAAGGAAATGAACATGACTCTGAAAAAATTATGCTACCTCATCATGATGGCTTGATTTTGCCACATTCTTCTAATGGTGAACAATGTGGACAAGATAACGAAGGTACATTGCAGATTGATTTTAATACCAACAGCAGTTCGGCTGTGAACTCCATCGGCGACCAATTGTCAAATACTTCAGGAAGGTCACATTCTCGTTTTACTTTTAAGCCTGATGGGATTAGCTCTAGGCTCAATAGAGCAGTCAGTTTAGGGTCATCAGGGTCCCATTCTCTTTTCTCAGCTGATGTATCGGTTCCAACTAGTGATCTTGGACAAAATAATATTGTAAACCATGATCATGTTGACTGTACACAAAATTGTAGCATAATGGGAACTAACTCTTCCCTAGATGTGGCTCCGCTTGATGAAGGAATAGAGACCACAAttaacagagattctggtgggagctttatagaatcaagaaatacaAGGCAGTCTCAAAGAAGACTAGCAACACAAGAAACTTTAGAAGGCAGTGTACGGTTTAGCAGAACACTTAGTGTGGGAAGGCTCCGAGATAGAGTTCTACGAAGGACTGCATTTTCTGATGGTTTATTTGATCCTTCTTCCCTGGAGGATAGGTTTGTGTGGCCCAACGGGCAGATCATTGGAAGACGGGCATTGGGTGGCACTGGGAGAAGAGATTCTTCTCCCAGAAGGACTAATGATTTGTTGCCTGATTCTCCAAGTAATATTTCTTATAGGGCATCTAGATCTATGGATATCAATGATGACAATGTTGTGGATGCTCATCAGCGGAGAGCTGGGAATCATGATGTTTTTGAACACAGATCAGctttccttgaaaggagaagaaggataaGGTCTCAG GTTCGTGCTCTTCAAAGACTTGGTAGCCGTTTTGAAAGCTTATCAGGTCATGATAGATCATGTATACTGTCTGGTCAACATAGAACAGGCCACTGCACATGCAGAACAAGTAACCAAACTTCAAATGCTCCTGATGACCCAAGTTCAAGGGCAAGCATATCAAGAATTGTAATGCTAGCTGAAGCACTGTTTGAG GTTTTGGATGAACTGCACCAGCAATCTGTTGTACTATCTTCTCGACCATCCTTTTCATCAATTGGGTCAGTTCCTGCACCAAAAGAGGTTGTAGAGTGTATTCCAATAAAAATATTTAGCAAGACATTGAAATGGCAAATTGAGGAGGCTGCGCA ATGTTTTATTTGCCTTGTGGAGTATGAGGAAGGAGATTGCATGCGGTTGTTGCCTTGCAATCATGAATTTCATCGGACATGCATTGATAAATGGCTGAAAGAAATTCACAG GGTGTGCCCTCTATGTCGCCATGATGTTTGCACATCAGATGCACCAAATAAACAAAAGTTCAGCTAG